Within candidate division KSB1 bacterium, the genomic segment TTGTTTTCATGCAAGATAAATATAAAAATAAAAAAATAAAAATCAAGAGTGTATTTATGTCCTCGGTGTAAATTTGTCCTCATGTTTTGTTAATTAACGCCGTACAAAAAGTTAGTGACATTGGACAAGATGTCTGTGCTACATTTTCATCGTGATGGGTGTGCAAACGTACATGACAAATCCCTCCCTTCGGTCGGAATGACAGTTGGAGGGTAAGTTAACGTCGTTATTTTATTTTTTGCCGGGCCCAATCAAGCGGTTATATTTCCTCAAAATCTGCTGCAACAGCTTGTGCGGAATGGCGATGACCTTGTGATCGTCGACGCCAGTCATGGTTTCGGCGGCGATCAGTGCGTTGATAATGGCTTCTTCGGTGGCTTGCACAGTGGCGGCAAAAAGCGGATTCATCTGATCATTGGGCAGCATTTCCAGCTTTGCCATTCCTTCGGGTTTTGCTGCTTCGGGATTGGCTGTCGAAAACGCGATGAAAATATCGCCCGAGCCATTGCCTGAGACGCTGCCGTTTCTCGCCAATCCCATCGACACGCGCCGCGCCAAACGCTTCAATTGATGCGGCAACAGCGGCGCATCGGTCGCGACCACGACGATGATTGAGCCTTGATCTTCTTTCCTCAAAATTTCATCCGTCATTTCCAATCCCACCGGCACGCCGGCAATGCGAAGCTGCTGCCGGCCGCCGTGATTGCATTGCGCCAAAACACCAAGCGTGTAACCGCCGGCTCGTTCATCCAGCTTTCGCGACGACGTGCCGATGCCGCCCTTGAAACCGTGACAAATCATGCCGGTGCCGCCGCCAACATTGCCTTCCGCCACTGCGCCGGAATTGGCATGATCGAGCGCGGCAAAAACGTGTTCGGGTTTGACGTGAAAGCCGTTGATGTCATTGAGCCACCCGTCCCAAGTTTCCGCCACCACCGGCAGCGACCACGGTTGATTCTGAAAACCACGCTGCACACACCACGCAATGACGGCATCGCGGACAACGCCGACGCTGTGCGTGTTGGTGATCATGATCGGCCCTTCAAGAAAGCCGGACTCTTCCACCCAGGTGGTGCCGGTCATCTCGCCGTTGCCGTTGAGCGAAAACCATCCCGCAAAAACCAAATCTTTGGAATTTTTGCCGCGCGGCAAGATCGCAGTCACACCGGTTCGCACCGGACCTTTGCCGACAACCAATTTGCCTTCGCCGGAGATGAGCGTCGTGTGCCCGACTTCAACGCCCCTCACATCCGTGATCGCATTGAGCGGGCCGGGCGTTCCGTCAAACGGAATACCGAGATCGCGGGCGCGCGGTTTGGTTTGCGCCAAAGCCACGGCTGCTGTCATCAGTAAAATCATCAACGCTGAAATTTTCATATTGTCTCCATTTTAATGTGATGCAACATTCATGTTGCGCAATATTTTTTCAACCCGAATGTTGCATGACGGGCTCTGCCACAAAAAATTGTTCCAGCAAGTCATTCACTTGTTGCGGCTCCTCGTGCTGCACCCAATGGCTCGCGCCTTCCACCCAAACCAGCCTGCCGTTTTCGCACAAATCAACGCTCTGCTGCGCCAGCTCGCGACCGAGAAATTTATCGCGCGTTCCCCAAATGATCAGAGCCGGCACGGTGACACGCGATGAAGTCACGCGCGCCGGCCTCCGTTGCAAGGCCGCGCGATACCAGTTGATCATTCCTGTAGCCGCGCCCGGCTGCGACCACGCTTCGCGATAAAGCACGAGATCAGCCTCGGAAAAAGTTCCGGGCCGGCTCGTGCCCTGCAGCGCGCGTTGGCCAATCTCCCAATCCGCGCGCCGCATCCGCCATTCCGGCAGAAAGGGTATTTGAAAAAAGAAAAAATACCAACTTTTGCGGCGTTGTGCCCGGTTGCGCAACAAACTCCATCGCATCACCTTTGGGTGCGGTGCGTTGAGAATCGCCAACTTCTCCACCCGCTGCGGATATTTGACCGCCGTCCACCACGCGACTGCCCCGCCCCAATCGTGACCGACGATAGATGCCTTGTCGCGGCCGCTTGCATCAATCAACCCCATCACATCAGCCGCGAGCGCATCAAGATTATACGCGACAATTCCCTTCGGCTTGTCGCTCAAATTGTAGCCGCGTTGATCCGGCGCCAGCACGCGATACCCTGCTGCTGCCAGCGCCTCGATTTGATGACGCCAACCGTACCAAAACTCCGGGAAGCCGTGCAATAGAATCATCAACGGGCCATTTTCGGGGCCGGCTTCGATGGCGTGCAGGGTGATGCCGTTGGTTTGCAGATATTGGTGCTCAATTTTGGATGAATTCATTAGTCAATAGGTAAGAATTTTCTCCAAAAAGTCTTGGTTTTTTTCTTTGTTGGCTCGTTCGGTCAACTCAAGCCCCA encodes:
- a CDS encoding P1 family peptidase is translated as MKISALMILLMTAAVALAQTKPRARDLGIPFDGTPGPLNAITDVRGVEVGHTTLISGEGKLVVGKGPVRTGVTAILPRGKNSKDLVFAGWFSLNGNGEMTGTTWVEESGFLEGPIMITNTHSVGVVRDAVIAWCVQRGFQNQPWSLPVVAETWDGWLNDINGFHVKPEHVFAALDHANSGAVAEGNVGGGTGMICHGFKGGIGTSSRKLDERAGGYTLGVLAQCNHGGRQQLRIAGVPVGLEMTDEILRKEDQGSIIVVVATDAPLLPHQLKRLARRVSMGLARNGSVSGNGSGDIFIAFSTANPEAAKPEGMAKLEMLPNDQMNPLFAATVQATEEAIINALIAAETMTGVDDHKVIAIPHKLLQQILRKYNRLIGPGKK
- a CDS encoding alpha/beta hydrolase — protein: MNSSKIEHQYLQTNGITLHAIEAGPENGPLMILLHGFPEFWYGWRHQIEALAAAGYRVLAPDQRGYNLSDKPKGIVAYNLDALAADVMGLIDASGRDKASIVGHDWGGAVAWWTAVKYPQRVEKLAILNAPHPKVMRWSLLRNRAQRRKSWYFFFFQIPFLPEWRMRRADWEIGQRALQGTSRPGTFSEADLVLYREAWSQPGAATGMINWYRAALQRRPARVTSSRVTVPALIIWGTRDKFLGRELAQQSVDLCENGRLVWVEGASHWVQHEEPQQVNDLLEQFFVAEPVMQHSG